A single region of the Sphaeramia orbicularis chromosome 6, fSphaOr1.1, whole genome shotgun sequence genome encodes:
- the LOC115421551 gene encoding gamma-crystallin M3-like translates to MTSSSMSMSRIVFYEDRNFQGRSYECSSDCADMSSYLSRCHSCRVERGCFMVYDRTNFMGNQYFMRRGEYADYMSMMGMNDCIRSCRMIPMYRGSYRMRIYERENFGGQMYELMDDCDNIMDRYRMSNCMSCNVMDGHWLMYEQPHYRGRMMYMRPGEYRNFMNMGYSGMRWMSMRRIMDSYY, encoded by the exons ATGACTTCCAGCAGCATGAGCATGAGCAGG ATCGTCTTCTACGAGGACAGGAACTTCCAGGGTCGTTCCTATGAGTGCAGCAGTGACTGCGCTGACATGTCCTCCTACCTGAGCAGGTGCCACTCCTGCAGGGTGGAGAGAGGCTGCTTCATGGTCTACGACCGCACCAACTTCATGGGTAACCAGTACTTCATGAGGAGGGGCGAGTACGCCGACTACATGAGCATGATGGGAATGAACGACTGCATCAGGTCCTGCCGTATGATCCCCAtg TACCGTGGCTCTTACAGGATGAGGATCTACGAGAGGGAGAACTTCGGAGGCCAGATGTACGAGCTGATGGACGACTGCGACAACATCATGGACCGTTACCGCATGAGCAACTGCATGTCCTGCAACGTGATGGACGGACACTGGCTGATGTACGAGCAGCCCCACTACAGAGGCAGGATGATGTACATGAGGCCTGGAGAGTACAGGAACTTCATGAACATGGGCTACAGCGGTATGAGGTGGATGAGCATGAGGCGCATCATGGACTCCTACTACTGA